The Anastrepha ludens isolate Willacy chromosome X, idAnaLude1.1, whole genome shotgun sequence genome includes a window with the following:
- the LOC128869322 gene encoding uncharacterized protein LOC128869322 — protein sequence MLNILQTEKQLLVEKHMHSETKAMRKSHAEDVVSAISMLTKEVKELRRIACSCKCANKNVKSASKQLSPKSAVNLPSTASSLSLHINPLPAVEEGNKSNQLLQTAQPIEKRNTNKVSCSAAVMDSAAAVTASYADVAKLTSHPEQNASAADASASASNSASAFYWYFE from the coding sequence AtgctaaatattttacaaacagaAAAGCAGCTCTTAGTTGAAAAACATATGCATTCAGAGACTAAAGCTATGCGCAAATCACACGCTGAAGATGTGGTATCTGCTATTTCCATGCTCACAAAAGAAGTTAAAGAACTCCGACGCATTGCATGCTCTTGCAAGTGTgctaataaaaatgtgaaaagtgcatcAAAACAATTGTCTCCTAAGTCTGCCGTTAATTTGCCATCTACCGCTTCTTCGCTTTCTCTTCACATAAATCCTCTCCCAGCTGTCGAAGAGGGAAATAAATCTAATCAACTCTTACAAACAGCTCAGCCAATCGAGAAACGCAATACCAACAAAGTATCGTGTTCAGCAGCGGTGATGGATTCTGCTGCGGCTGTGACTGCATCCTACGCCGACGTAGCTAAATTAACTTCACATCCCGAACAAAATGCCTCTGCTGCGGATGCCTCTGCTTCTGCTTCTAACTCTGCGTCCGCATTCTATTGGTACTTCGAATAA